A DNA window from Ipomoea triloba cultivar NCNSP0323 chromosome 10, ASM357664v1 contains the following coding sequences:
- the LOC116033559 gene encoding CASP-like protein 1B2: MAQENGNGNGVEKATQKPRDHWGIAGLVVRVLALFGTVSATVVMAMNKEKKTIVVATIGTTPIQATLTAKFQHTPAFVFFVIANGLGSLHNLLMLVTEVIGPKYDFKFKGIRLLLVALLDTVNVALVSGGMSAAAFMGQLGRDGNSHARWSRICDKFNTFCDHGTGAIIASFIALLLMIITTLITLIKLRNHSTSTLT, translated from the exons atggcacaagaaaatggaaatggaaatggagTTGAAAAGGCGACACAAAAGCCAAGGGATCATTGGGGGATCGCCGGCTTGGTGGTGAGGGTGTTAGCACTGTTTGGGACGGTGTCGGCGACGGTGGTGATGGCTATgaacaaggaaaagaaaacCATTGTGGTGGCCACCATTGGCACAACTCCCATCCAAGCAACCCTCACTGCCAAGTTCCAACACACTCCAGCATTTGT GTTTTTTGTGATAGCAAATGGACTTGGGAGCCTTCATAACTTGCTGATGTTGGTGACTGAAGTCATTGGACCAAAGTATGACTTCAAGTTTAAGGGGATACGCCTCCTTCTCGTTGCACTTCTAGATACG GTGAACGTGGCTCTAGTGTCCGGTGGAATGAGCGCGGCAGCTTTCATGGGGCAACTTGGGCGAGATGGGAATTCCCATGCAAGGTGGAGCAGAATTTGTGACAAATTCAACACCTTTTGTGACCACGGAACCGGCGCCATTATTGCTTCTTTCATTGCTCTCCTGCTTATGATCATCACCACTCTCATTACTCTCATCAAACTCCGGAATCACTCCACCTCAACTTTAACATGA
- the LOC116031628 gene encoding polyadenylate-binding protein-interacting protein 2-like produces the protein MATSTLNPNTQIFVPLVYRAVEDFSDQWWDLIRSSPWFRECYADVDDFDFDFDSDPFADGTVVDSGNTDQEEKKTDLVTLGELKWYKLRITAEIPKYGQKASKIVNVKVSPRPIQQPR, from the coding sequence ATGGCGACCTCTACGCTCAATCCAAACACTCAGATCTTCGTGCCGTTGGTGTATCGCGCAGTGGAGGACTTCTCCGACCAGTGGTGGGATCTCATCCGCTCCTCTCCCTGGTTCCGCGAGTGCTACGCCGATGTGGACGACTTTGATTTCGACTTCGACTCTGATCCTTTCGCCGACGGAACCGTTGTCGACTCCGGTAACACCGAccaggaggagaagaagacggaTTTGGTGACTCTAGGAGAGTTGAAGTGGTACAAACTGCGAATCACAGCGGAGATTCCAAAGTACGGCCAGAAGGCTTCAAAGATCGTGAATGTGAAGGTGAGCCCCAGGCCGATTCAGCAGCCGCGGTAG
- the LOC116031497 gene encoding ER membrane protein complex subunit 4, with the protein MEKGKAVMGMGRRWAVDFTDNSTSPSSRDIPDPPGFTRASQDQDDSTVSREKKNAESNWKAQKAWEVAQAPFKNLMMMGFMMWMAGSTVHLFSIGITFSALWQPISALQGVGKVFEPYKDSKVDLLGPKLLFIALNLAGLGLGIWKLNTLGLLPTHPSDWVSSLPPPQEVEYSGGGMPLY; encoded by the exons ATGGAGAAGGGAAAAGCAGTGATGGGTATGGGCCGCAGATGGGCCGTCGATTTCACCGACAATTCAACCTCCCCTTCCTCTCGCGACATCCCCGACCCTCCTGGCTTCACTCGCGCTTCTCAAGATCAG GACGATTCAACAGTGAGCCGTGAGAAGAAGAACGCCGAATCCAATTGGAAAGCTCAG AAAGCATGGGAAGTGGCACAAGCACCTTTCAAGAATTTGATGATGATGGGCTTTATGATGTGGATGGCTGGAAGCACAGTTCATTTATTTAGCATTGGGATCACATTTTCTGCTCTTTGGCAGCCCATAAGTGCTCTCCAAGGTGTTGGGAAAG TTTTTGAGCCTTACAAGGATAGTAAAGTGGATCTCCTGGGGCCAAAATTACTATTCATTGCCTTAAATTTGGCTGGTTTAGGATTGGGCATCTGGAAG CTTAATACATTGGGTCTTCTTCCAACTCATCCATCTGATTGGGTGTCTTCCTTGCCACCTCCACAG GAGGTTGAGTATTCTGGTGGGGGTATGCCTCTATATTAA